One genomic segment of Mytilus trossulus isolate FHL-02 chromosome 4, PNRI_Mtr1.1.1.hap1, whole genome shotgun sequence includes these proteins:
- the LOC134715024 gene encoding cilia- and flagella-associated protein 161-like, producing the protein MSVRTYNPSVRVGNWNEDIQLEEDTLKDFLERREKGELLYQKRSQLQQTLFDRLQLSISRDGLVHFGDKVNLRCPGARDKTKFFAHVEPRADCQLAVSPAIQKILEAKKIEGPCNTAGSKELGANLRNTFVITSADGTPCGQPLRYGQKFFLCTLDNEGGSLFLSSDRATTGKSAPRSRHQDVTYVPEPSFLTEFQILHFNPQLRLEYEGIAVPANTKIIFNHKYTNQNLAVEEDFCMRTPFGTREYEISCNTFLDSHRADKEVNHWMIMMGVPGDEIYPVINNEATQSTTAS; encoded by the exons GATACACTGAAAGATTTTCTAGAAAGGAGAGAAAAGGGTGAACTACTTTACCAGAAAAGATCACAACTTCAACAGACATTATTTGACAGA CTTCAACTCAGTATATCTAGGGATGGATTGGTTCACTTTGGTGATAAAGTAAATCTACGTTGTCCAGGTGCTCGTGataaaaccaaattttttgCTCATGTTGAACCAAGGGCAGATTGCCAGTTAGCAGTTTCCCCTGCAATACAGAAAATTCTAGAAGCCAAAAAAATAGAGGGACCATGCAATACAGCAGGATCAAAAGAATTGGGGGCAAATCTCAGAAACACATTTGTTATTACAAG TGCTGATGGTACACCATGTGGACAGCCATTACGATATGGACAGAAGTTTTTCTTGTGTACATTAGATAATGAGGGAGGGAGT TTGTTCTTATCAAGTGATAGAGCCACAACTGGCAAATCAGCTCCAAGATCCAGACATCAAGATGTCACATATGTGCCCGAGCCATCCTTCCTTACAGAGTTCCAAATTTTACACTTTAATCCACAGTTACGGTTAGAATATGAGGGAATCGCTGTGCCT GCTAACaccaaaataattttcaaccACAAATATACTAATCAGAATTTAGCTGTTGAAGAGGACTTTTGTATGAG AACTCCATTTGGAACACGAGAGTATGAAATATCATGCAACACCTTCTTAGATTCTCATCGTGCAGATAAAGAAGTCAACCATTGGATGATCATGATGGGAGTGCCTGGTGATGAAATTTATCCAGTTATTAATAATGAAGCCACACAATCTACTACTGCCTCAtag